One window of the Chitinophaga niabensis genome contains the following:
- the gldN gene encoding gliding motility protein GldN, which translates to MRAVILKRISWSAFLLVVLASSADAQSRRRRAAEPAGNAPATQQNNPPVTNPATGNPVNVPSAPATPPPSLRQDGVGTPVDTPRKSLRVDGVSEKSPIRDRVPITYDHIREDDKFWEKQIWQVIDVREKMNIPFQYNVEDENGTNQLLINILLNSIKNKEVEAFSPIDDRFSTVMPYQEIMTRLTGEVRTVRSIDPVTGEEKMVETRDEFNPETIKQYKIKEVWVFDREASALKVRILGIAPMVSRINDDGSIRASIPLFWVYYPDLRPVLAKYDVYNQNNDASTMTWEDLFEMRFFSSFVVKEKNAYNREIQHYIKDGVMRLLEGQAIKDKIFNKEQDLWQY; encoded by the coding sequence ATGCGAGCAGTAATATTGAAAAGAATCAGTTGGAGTGCGTTTTTACTGGTAGTTCTGGCTTCTTCTGCGGATGCACAATCCCGCCGGAGAAGAGCAGCTGAGCCTGCAGGTAATGCTCCTGCAACGCAACAGAATAACCCACCGGTAACAAACCCGGCAACCGGTAACCCTGTAAACGTGCCTTCGGCACCAGCTACACCTCCCCCTTCTTTAAGACAGGATGGAGTAGGTACTCCGGTTGATACACCACGTAAATCATTACGCGTGGATGGTGTTTCCGAGAAGAGTCCTATCCGCGACCGTGTGCCCATTACATATGATCACATCCGTGAGGACGATAAATTCTGGGAAAAACAGATCTGGCAAGTGATAGACGTGCGGGAAAAAATGAACATTCCCTTCCAGTACAACGTGGAAGATGAGAATGGCACCAACCAACTGCTCATCAATATCCTGCTCAATTCCATTAAAAATAAGGAAGTAGAAGCCTTCAGCCCTATCGATGACCGTTTCAGCACTGTGATGCCTTACCAGGAGATCATGACCCGCCTGACCGGAGAAGTAAGGACTGTAAGAAGTATCGACCCTGTAACCGGGGAAGAGAAAATGGTGGAAACCAGGGATGAATTCAACCCTGAAACCATCAAGCAATACAAGATCAAGGAAGTTTGGGTTTTCGACCGTGAAGCATCTGCACTGAAAGTACGTATCCTGGGTATCGCTCCCATGGTGTCCCGTATCAATGATGATGGTTCTATCCGTGCATCCATTCCGCTGTTCTGGGTTTACTACCCTGACCTGCGTCCCGTTCTGGCCAAGTATGATGTGTACAATCAAAACAACGATGCATCTACGATGACCTGGGAAGACCTCTTTGAAATGCGCTTCTTCTCCAGCTTTGTGGTAAAAGAAAAGAATGCTTACAACCGTGAGATCCAGCACTACATCAAAGATGGTGTAATGCGTCTCCTGGAAGGGCAGGCTATCAAAGACAAGATCTTCAACAAAGAACAGGACTTGTGGCAGTATTGA
- a CDS encoding Crp/Fnr family transcriptional regulator: MQALRTTINAVVPLPDEEWEALITCWQPMNAKRKTVLTAAGDTERYLYYVLEGVQRAFCLDEGQKDATLIFSYTGSFSGIIDSYFLQQPSRYYLETLTKSAFLRLSFADLSRLMQEYPLIAQWVHISTVHAMAGLMERHIETLTLGAEQKFRRLLSRSPHVLQLIPHKYLASYLGIDPATFSKLMGAVRI; the protein is encoded by the coding sequence ATGCAAGCGCTGCGGACCACTATAAATGCTGTTGTTCCTCTCCCTGATGAAGAATGGGAGGCATTGATCACCTGCTGGCAACCCATGAATGCCAAGCGCAAAACAGTACTTACAGCAGCAGGAGACACAGAACGTTATTTGTATTATGTACTGGAAGGTGTGCAACGCGCCTTCTGCCTGGATGAAGGGCAAAAGGATGCAACACTTATCTTTTCCTACACCGGTTCCTTTTCTGGCATCATAGATTCCTACTTTTTACAGCAGCCTTCCCGTTACTACCTGGAGACACTTACAAAAAGCGCCTTTTTAAGGCTCTCTTTCGCTGATCTCTCCCGTTTGATGCAGGAGTATCCCCTGATAGCACAATGGGTGCATATCAGCACCGTACATGCAATGGCCGGTCTGATGGAACGGCATATTGAAACACTCACCCTGGGTGCGGAACAAAAGTTCCGCCGTTTACTGTCCCGCAGCCCCCATGTTTTACAGCTGATACCACATAAATACCTGGCATCCTACTTGGGAATAGATCCCGCTACTTTCAGCAAGCTCATGGGAGCAGTTCGCATATAA
- a CDS encoding DinB family protein has product MPTFNAANLLQDLSNDVNNLLHVMRTRIEHQPHAVLLQQPAPGSWSVIQCLDHLNSYGHYYLPQLHKVISKGEQQRIPAKPLFKSGWLGNYFTNLMQPKPDGALRSRMQAPQGYRPVQQPDAALVIKEFILQQEQMLELLHRAEATDIGHFRVPTSLTRFIKMSAGDTFRFLIAHQQRHMLQALRAMLAYGGGGFTAVSMQYLTGNVG; this is encoded by the coding sequence ATGCCCACATTTAACGCTGCCAATTTATTACAGGACCTTAGTAACGACGTGAACAATCTGTTGCATGTGATGCGTACACGCATAGAGCATCAACCCCATGCCGTATTATTGCAGCAACCTGCTCCCGGTAGCTGGAGTGTGATCCAATGCCTTGATCACCTCAACAGCTATGGCCATTATTACCTGCCTCAATTGCATAAAGTGATCAGTAAAGGAGAGCAGCAACGCATTCCCGCAAAACCATTATTCAAAAGCGGCTGGTTAGGAAACTACTTTACCAATCTTATGCAACCCAAGCCAGACGGTGCTTTGCGGTCACGTATGCAGGCACCTCAGGGATATCGCCCTGTGCAGCAACCGGATGCAGCATTGGTAATAAAAGAATTTATTTTGCAGCAGGAACAGATGCTGGAATTACTGCATCGCGCAGAAGCCACTGATATCGGGCATTTCCGCGTTCCCACTTCACTAACACGTTTCATTAAAATGTCCGCCGGCGATACTTTCAGGTTTCTCATTGCACATCAGCAACGGCACATGTTACAGGCACTTCGTGCCATGCTTGCTTATGGTGGCGGAGGCTTCACTGCGGTATCTATGCAGTACCTGACAGGGAATGTTGGTTAA
- the uvrC gene encoding excinuclease ABC subunit UvrC, with protein sequence MTAAEFQQVAHTLPTDAGIYKYFGSDGELLYIGKAKSLRKRVSSYFVKNHDNYKTRKLVETIHHIEFTIVDSEQDAFLLENSLIKQFQPKYNINLKDDKSYPFIVIKHEPYPRIFLTRRIIRDGSEYLGPFTSVGRVREVLELIKNSIPLRTCNLNLSQQNIQKGKMKVCLEYHLGNCKGPCEGLQTEEDYREGLQQVKEILRGNLTPVLNIFRTRMQEHAANMEFEKAEIERKKIEGLQAYKARSAIVSATVGNVDVFTILSEGNFAYVNYLRVLNGTIVDTKTVTLEKKLEESDEEVMAYAIAYLREAFQSLAREIILPFAVEFPEEGITVTIPKGGDKKKLLDLSTKNVNYFTEELKKKKMLQLEGKSDMERKKVLYQLQADLELQDLPLHIECFDNSNFQGSYPVSACVVFKDGVASKKDYRHFNIKTVEGINDFASMSEVVYRRYNRLLAEQQPLPQLVIIDGGKGQLGAAMDSINKLNLIGSMTVVGLAKNEEEIFFPGDKESIKLPYDSESLKLIRRIRDEVHRFGITFHRLKRSKGTFKNELEEIKGIGESTATQLLQTFRSVNKVKQATMEELVREVGQKKAQLIWEHFHEKE encoded by the coding sequence ATGACAGCAGCGGAATTTCAACAGGTAGCACATACTTTACCTACGGATGCCGGTATTTACAAATATTTTGGGTCAGACGGCGAACTACTCTATATCGGCAAGGCCAAAAGCCTGCGTAAAAGGGTGAGTTCTTATTTTGTTAAAAACCACGATAACTATAAAACACGTAAACTGGTAGAAACAATCCACCACATAGAGTTTACGATCGTTGATTCCGAACAGGATGCCTTTTTGCTGGAAAACTCACTGATCAAACAGTTCCAGCCCAAATACAACATTAACCTGAAGGATGATAAAAGTTACCCTTTCATTGTTATCAAACATGAACCTTACCCACGTATTTTCCTGACCCGCCGCATTATCCGCGATGGCTCTGAATACCTTGGCCCTTTTACTTCTGTAGGCCGTGTGCGCGAAGTGCTGGAGCTGATCAAGAACAGTATTCCCTTGCGTACCTGCAACCTCAACCTCAGCCAGCAGAACATCCAGAAAGGTAAAATGAAGGTGTGCCTGGAATATCATCTGGGCAACTGCAAAGGGCCTTGTGAAGGATTGCAGACAGAAGAAGATTACCGGGAAGGGTTACAGCAGGTGAAAGAAATACTGCGGGGAAACCTCACACCCGTTCTCAATATTTTCCGCACACGCATGCAGGAGCATGCGGCCAACATGGAATTTGAGAAAGCGGAAATAGAACGCAAGAAGATTGAAGGCCTCCAGGCTTATAAAGCACGCTCTGCCATTGTAAGCGCAACAGTTGGCAATGTAGATGTGTTCACCATCCTCAGTGAAGGCAACTTTGCCTATGTAAATTACCTGCGCGTACTGAATGGTACCATTGTAGATACTAAAACAGTAACGCTGGAAAAGAAACTGGAAGAATCAGATGAAGAAGTGATGGCTTATGCCATTGCTTACCTTCGCGAAGCTTTCCAGAGCCTTGCCAGGGAGATCATCCTGCCCTTTGCGGTTGAGTTTCCGGAGGAAGGTATTACTGTCACCATTCCCAAAGGAGGAGATAAAAAGAAACTACTGGACCTTTCTACCAAAAACGTTAACTATTTCACGGAGGAACTGAAGAAGAAAAAGATGTTGCAGCTGGAAGGGAAAAGTGATATGGAACGGAAGAAAGTACTGTACCAGTTGCAGGCAGATCTTGAACTGCAGGACCTTCCCTTACATATCGAGTGTTTCGATAACTCTAACTTCCAGGGCAGTTACCCGGTTTCCGCCTGTGTGGTATTTAAAGATGGTGTGGCTTCCAAAAAAGATTACCGCCACTTCAATATCAAAACGGTGGAAGGTATTAACGACTTCGCCTCTATGTCTGAAGTAGTGTACCGCCGTTACAATCGTTTACTGGCAGAACAACAGCCTTTACCACAACTGGTGATCATAGATGGTGGTAAAGGTCAGCTGGGCGCGGCTATGGACAGCATCAATAAATTAAACCTGATCGGAAGCATGACGGTGGTGGGCCTTGCGAAAAATGAAGAAGAGATCTTTTTCCCGGGAGACAAAGAGAGTATTAAACTTCCTTATGATAGTGAAAGCCTCAAATTGATCCGCCGCATCCGGGATGAGGTACACCGTTTCGGTATTACTTTCCATCGTTTAAAAAGAAGTAAAGGCACTTTCAAGAATGAACTGGAAGAGATCAAGGGCATTGGTGAAAGTACGGCCACGCAACTATTACAGACGTTCCGTTCCGTTAATAAAGTGAAGCAGGCTACGATGGAAGAATTAGTGAGGGAAGTGGGTCAAAAGAAAGCACAGCTGATCTGGGAACATTTTCATGAAAAGGAATAA